The following proteins are co-located in the Agromyces laixinhei genome:
- the rnpA gene encoding ribonuclease P protein component codes for MLAKANRITSADDYRVIVRRGAKVAGAHTVSYLRSRESGTDARFGFIVSKKVGSAVRRNLVRRRLKAVCHEALRDGIADVDVVVRALPSAALADWTEIRAEVLGALHRRRSRASTPAAQVKGE; via the coding sequence GTGCTCGCCAAAGCCAATCGCATCACGAGCGCCGACGACTATCGAGTCATCGTGCGCCGGGGTGCGAAGGTCGCCGGTGCCCACACCGTGAGCTATCTGCGCTCACGGGAGTCGGGCACTGACGCACGCTTCGGCTTCATCGTCTCGAAGAAGGTCGGCAGCGCGGTGCGACGAAACCTCGTGCGGCGCCGGCTGAAGGCTGTCTGCCATGAGGCACTCCGCGACGGCATCGCAGACGTCGACGTCGTCGTTCGAGCACTGCCGTCGGCGGCACTCGCCGACTGGACCGAGATTCGCGCCGAGGTTCTCGGTGCACTCCACCGGCGACGCAGCCGTGCGTCGACACCCGCAGCACAGGTGAAAGGCGAATAG
- the yidD gene encoding membrane protein insertion efficiency factor YidD → MKNAALFAVLIPRNLGVLLLRGYRAAISPLYGDVCRYYPSCSAYGLGSVQQRGILIGAALTVWRILRCNPWTAGGIDDVRAATHSRYRITRFGWVVPAGWADAATSAEYRADSAHGTHSHRGDDSHRGTDSYRGTDSYRGTAELALSSPTMSRKD, encoded by the coding sequence GTGAAGAACGCCGCCCTGTTCGCAGTGCTCATCCCCCGCAACCTCGGGGTTCTTCTGCTTCGTGGCTATCGTGCCGCGATTTCTCCGTTGTACGGCGACGTCTGCCGGTACTACCCATCGTGTTCGGCCTACGGCCTCGGCTCGGTGCAGCAGCGCGGCATCCTCATCGGCGCTGCACTCACCGTCTGGCGCATCCTGCGCTGCAACCCCTGGACGGCCGGCGGCATCGACGATGTTCGTGCCGCAACGCACTCCAGGTATCGCATCACCCGATTCGGGTGGGTCGTGCCCGCCGGATGGGCGGATGCCGCGACATCCGCTGAGTACAGGGCCGATTCGGCGCATGGGACGCACTCGCATCGCGGCGACGACTCGCATCGCGGCACCGACTCGTATCGCGGCACCGACTCGTATCGCGGCACCGCGGAGCTCGCACTCTCCTCCCCCACCATGTCCCGGAAGGACTGA
- the dnaA gene encoding chromosomal replication initiator protein DnaA has translation MTEQPITDTWATILDRLSDDDAITPMLQGFLNLVEPKGIAAGTFYLEVPNDFTATMLNQRMRVSLLSAMSVVDAPAPVTSFYVVVNPELEEARTVEPQSPFVDEMVDSVEMPAAPHSVFENTTPVASRDTRLNPKYGFESFVIGQSNRFAHAAAVAVAEAPAKAYNPLFIYGDSGLGKTHLLHAIGHYAMSLYPGIRVRYVSSEEFTNDFINSIANNRGSLFQQRYRNIDILLIDDIQFLQGKAETQEAFFHTFNTLHDHNKQVVITSDVPPKHLTGFEDRMRSRFEWGLITDVQAPDLETRIAILRKKAQSERLQVPDDILEYMASKVSSNIRELEGTLIRVTAFASLNRTPVDMPLVQTVLKDLITDDTDNVVAPVDIITATADYFKLTVDDLYGSSRSQAVATARQIAMYLCRELTNLSLPKIGQLFGNRDHTTVMYANKKISELMKERRSIYNQVTELTARIKQVSRYR, from the coding sequence ATGACAGAACAGCCCATCACCGACACGTGGGCGACGATCCTCGATCGGCTGTCAGACGACGATGCGATCACTCCGATGCTCCAGGGATTCCTGAACCTGGTCGAACCCAAGGGCATCGCCGCGGGCACCTTCTACCTCGAGGTGCCGAACGATTTCACGGCGACCATGCTGAACCAGCGCATGCGCGTCTCGCTGTTGTCGGCCATGAGCGTGGTGGATGCTCCGGCGCCGGTGACCTCGTTCTACGTCGTCGTGAATCCAGAGCTCGAAGAGGCCAGGACCGTCGAACCGCAGTCGCCGTTCGTCGACGAGATGGTCGATTCGGTCGAGATGCCCGCTGCGCCGCACTCGGTCTTCGAGAACACGACTCCGGTCGCGTCGCGCGACACCAGGCTCAACCCGAAGTATGGATTCGAGAGCTTCGTCATCGGCCAGTCCAACCGCTTCGCCCACGCGGCCGCCGTCGCGGTGGCCGAAGCGCCGGCCAAGGCGTACAACCCGCTCTTCATCTACGGCGACTCGGGCCTCGGCAAGACGCACCTCCTGCACGCGATCGGGCACTACGCGATGAGCCTGTATCCCGGCATCCGCGTGCGGTACGTGAGTTCCGAGGAGTTCACGAACGACTTCATCAACTCGATCGCGAACAACCGCGGATCCCTCTTCCAGCAGCGCTACCGCAACATCGACATCCTGCTGATCGACGACATCCAGTTCCTGCAGGGCAAGGCCGAGACGCAGGAGGCGTTCTTCCACACGTTCAACACCCTGCACGACCACAACAAGCAGGTCGTGATCACGAGCGACGTGCCGCCGAAGCACCTCACTGGCTTCGAAGACCGCATGCGCAGCCGATTCGAGTGGGGTCTCATCACCGACGTCCAGGCACCCGACCTCGAGACGCGCATCGCGATCCTCCGCAAGAAGGCGCAGTCCGAGCGCCTGCAGGTGCCAGACGACATCCTCGAGTACATGGCGTCGAAGGTGTCGAGCAACATCCGAGAGCTCGAGGGCACGCTCATCCGCGTCACCGCCTTCGCGAGCCTCAACCGCACGCCGGTCGACATGCCGCTCGTGCAGACGGTTCTGAAAGACCTCATCACGGATGACACGGACAACGTCGTCGCGCCCGTCGACATCATCACGGCGACCGCCGACTACTTCAAGCTGACCGTCGACGACCTCTACGGGTCGAGCCGCTCGCAAGCGGTGGCCACCGCCCGTCAGATCGCGATGTACCTCTGCCGAGAACTGACGAACCTCTCGTTGCCGAAGATCGGGCAGCTCTTCGGCAACCGCGATCACACGACGGTCATGTACGCGAACAAGAAGATCTCGGAACTCATGAAGGAGCGGCGCTCCATCTACAACCAGGTCACCGAGCTCACTGCGCGCATCAAGCAGGTCAGCCGATACCGCTGA
- the rpmH gene encoding 50S ribosomal protein L34: MSKRTFQPNNRRRAKKHGFRLRMRTRAGRAILSARRAKGRTELSA, translated from the coding sequence ATGAGCAAGCGTACTTTCCAGCCGAACAACCGCCGTCGCGCCAAGAAGCACGGCTTCCGCCTTCGCATGCGCACTCGCGCCGGTCGTGCCATCCTGTCGGCACGTCGTGCAAAGGGCCGCACCGAACTCTCCGCGTAG